One part of the Ignisphaera cupida genome encodes these proteins:
- a CDS encoding formate--phosphoribosylaminoimidazolecarboxamide ligase: MISNILSKYDFGKISIATLASHSSLQIFHGAKAEGFSTIAIVVRDRLWFYEHFRHLIDYFIVLDRWSDLCREDIINKLISLNAVIVPHGSYVEYVGLDCAENIPIPIFGLRKLFRVEANQWAKMSLLQKAEIPTPRIYTINDYIDKPVIVKMPGAKGGKGYFIARNRDEVINGLRKRVEEGLIKSFEEAMIQEYLVGVTAYYHYFYSPILNRLEILGADIRYETNVDGLRRAPQDVLVEIGAEPTFVVVGNIPLVLRESLLPKVLEFGMKFVEETKKSLPPGVIGPFCLESIIDDNMNIKVFEFSGRIVAGTNLYVNGSPYSYLYWNEPMSTGRRIAREIRLALERNAIEKVLT; the protein is encoded by the coding sequence ATGATTAGCAACATCTTGTCGAAATATGATTTTGGAAAAATCTCCATAGCCACGTTAGCAAGTCACTCATCTCTTCAGATATTCCATGGTGCCAAGGCTGAGGGGTTTAGCACTATAGCAATTGTTGTTAGAGATAGACTCTGGTTTTATGAGCATTTCAGGCATTTAATTGATTATTTTATTGTGTTAGATCGTTGGAGTGATCTGTGTAGAGAGGATATTATCAATAAGTTGATTTCGTTGAACGCTGTTATAGTTCCTCATGGAAGCTATGTGGAGTATGTTGGGCTTGATTGTGCTGAGAACATCCCCATACCAATATTTGGTTTAAGAAAGCTGTTCAGAGTTGAGGCTAATCAATGGGCTAAAATGAGTTTGCTGCAAAAAGCTGAAATACCAACGCCAAGGATATACACAATCAATGATTATATAGATAAGCCAGTTATTGTTAAAATGCCTGGAGCTAAAGGTGGCAAGGGCTATTTCATAGCTAGAAATCGTGACGAAGTCATTAATGGTCTTAGAAAAAGAGTTGAGGAAGGCCTTATAAAATCATTTGAAGAGGCTATGATTCAAGAATATTTAGTTGGTGTAACAGCTTATTACCACTATTTCTACAGCCCAATTCTAAATAGATTAGAGATCTTGGGAGCAGATATAAGGTATGAAACAAATGTTGATGGTTTGAGAAGAGCTCCACAAGATGTTTTAGTTGAAATAGGTGCTGAGCCAACATTTGTTGTTGTTGGCAACATTCCTTTAGTGCTAAGAGAAAGTTTGTTGCCAAAAGTTTTGGAGTTTGGAATGAAGTTTGTTGAAGAAACAAAGAAGAGTTTGCCACCAGGTGTAATAGGGCCGTTTTGCCTAGAGAGTATAATTGATGATAACATGAATATAAAGGTCTTTGAATTCTCTGGTAGAATTGTTGCTGGAACTAATCTATATGTGAATGGAAGCCCATATTCATATCTATACTGGAATGAGCCAATGAGCACAGGTAGAAGAATTGCAAGAGAGATTAGATTAGCACTGGAAAGAAATGCTATTGAAAAGGTGTTAACATAG
- a CDS encoding adenylate kinase family protein, whose translation MKSIGISGVPGTGKSQLAKRVSQELGLDVVELSDFAIRNNYVIAFDSERKSYIIDEEKLGKSIEKLAKESGPLIIVGHYVEIVPRDVLEIVFVLRRNPVELIKILENRGWDGKKIAENIEAELVGVCTANAVEELGEEMVVEIDVTSKSVNEVAEEVIKIIFGEKPVYYGYSVDWLSKLSKEELAYLLEFIEKFSQATQL comes from the coding sequence ATGAAATCAATAGGGATTTCAGGGGTTCCTGGAACTGGAAAATCCCAGCTTGCAAAGAGAGTTTCTCAGGAGCTAGGCCTGGATGTTGTGGAGTTAAGTGATTTTGCAATAAGAAATAACTATGTAATAGCTTTTGATAGTGAGAGGAAGAGCTATATAATTGATGAGGAAAAGCTAGGCAAATCCATTGAGAAACTTGCAAAAGAGTCTGGACCTTTGATAATAGTTGGTCACTATGTGGAGATAGTTCCTAGAGATGTTCTCGAAATAGTCTTCGTGTTGAGGAGAAACCCAGTTGAACTCATAAAAATTTTGGAGAACAGGGGATGGGATGGTAAAAAGATTGCAGAAAATATTGAAGCAGAACTTGTTGGTGTGTGTACAGCAAATGCTGTTGAAGAACTTGGGGAAGAGATGGTTGTGGAAATTGATGTAACATCTAAAAGTGTTAATGAAGTGGCTGAGGAGGTTATAAAGATAATCTTTGGGGAAAAGCCTGTGTACTATGGATACTCAGTAGATTGGTTATCAAAGCTATCAAAAGAAGAGCTAGCATATTTACTGGAATTCATAGAGAAATTCAGCCAAGCAACACAGCTATAA